In Oncorhynchus keta strain PuntledgeMale-10-30-2019 chromosome 19, Oket_V2, whole genome shotgun sequence, a single genomic region encodes these proteins:
- the LOC118376310 gene encoding receptor-transporting protein 3-like gives MSTDWTPTLWSECFEEMLDEELDSSDQWAFHFNYGLTEALTKEERRRGWRVYSHCAYGRFQCGECSKTWRSARVVLIFRYRLRDTTARGTVLMRPYGQACKRCREEFELPGFSQNEVEEALLGLFGKIKKNCYDEDEEEEEEEEEEEEEEEEEEEEEEEDGSEKVSRRPHEKALCEACRLGICCQE, from the exons ATGAGCACAG ACTGGACACCCACCCTGTGGTCAGAGTGTTTTGAggagatgttggatgaggagtTGGACAGCAGTGACCAGTGGGCCTTCCACTTCAACTATGGGCTGACAGAAGCACTCaccaaggaggagaggaggagaggatggagggtgtaCAGCCACTGTGCCTATGGACG gttcCAGTGTGGTGAGTGCTCTAAGACGTGGCGGTCGGCACGGGTGGTGCTAATCTTCCGGTACCGTCTGCGGGATACGACAGCCAGGGGGACCGTGCTGATGCGGCCGTACGGCCAGGCATGCAAACGCTGCCGGGAAGAGTTTGAACTCCCAGGTTTCTCCCAGAACGAGGTGGAGGAGGCACTGCTTGGATTGTTTGGAAAAATTAAGAAGAACTGCTACGacgaggatgaggaggaagaggaagaggaggaggaggaggaggaggaggaggaggaggaggaggaggaggaagaagaggatgggTCAGAGAAGGTGTCGAGGAGGCCCCATGAGAAAGCCCTGTGTGAAGCCTGCAGACTGGGCATCTGCTGTCAAGAGTAG